From Fusobacterium sp. JB019:
GAGCCAAGAGATAAATAACTTTTATGCCACTTTCTATTAATTTCAACTCCAACAAAATCAAAATGTTTTTTAATAGGTGCCCATGGTTTTTTTATATTAACATTAACTTCGTTAACTAATTTATAATTTAATAAAATCATGTTAGCAATTTTTTCGGCACATGTTTCTATTAAATCAAAAGAATTATTTAAAAACAATTCTTCAATATCATTTGCAACCATCCCATAATGAGTGGAATATTTCAAATCATCATTTTTACCAGCAATACTAGTATCAGTTTTCATTTCAACTGAAATTAAAAATTTTTGTCCTAATTTTTTTTCTTCTTTAAAAACTCCATGATTACCAATAAGTTCTAAATTTTTTATTATTATTTTGTCCATAATTTCTCCTAATTTTAATTTTTTAAAAGATTAGTTATTTCTAATCTTTTAAGGTTATCTTTTTCAAAAAGTCCTCTAGTTCCTATAGTTATTATTTTAGATCCTGGTTTTTTAACGCCACGCATAGTCATACATAAATGTTCTGCTTCAATTAAAATATAGACTCCTTTACAATCTAAACCTTTAAAAATAGTTTCAGCAATATTTTCAGATAATCTTTCTTGTAATTGCGGTCTTTTAGAAAAAGCTTCAATGACTTTAATAATTTCTCCAAATCCGATTATTTTTTTATTTGGAATATAGGCAATAGATATTTTTCCAAAGAAAGGAAGTAAATGATGTTCGCACATAGAATAAAAAGAAATATTTTTTTCTATAACAAGATCATTATTATCTGTAGGAATATAATTTTCTAAAAATTGATAAGGATCAATCTTCAGGCCTGAAAAGAATTCATTATAAAAAGCCTCCATTCTAGAAGGGGTATTTTTCAAAACTTCTTCATTTATATATTTTTTTTCTTTATCAATTTCTGATAAAATATTTTCAAATGCTAATTTAATTTTCATAAACATTACTCTCCATTAATCTATAATATAATTAACATATTATACACTAAATATAAAAATATAAAAAGAAATTATAAAATATTATTGACAGTATACAAATAAAACATTAGATTATGATATATGTTATAATCTAATAAATTAATATTAAATAATTGAGGTGAATAAAATTGTTTGAAGAATTAGAAATAAAAGATTTATATAGAGGTTCAGTTCCATTTTTTTTATCTAAATTAAATGGAAAAATAATTTATTTATGTTCTTCCAATAAGAATATAGATGATTATTATGATACTATTGTAGATTTTTATAAAGGTAAAATATTAAAATTAGAAGATATTGAAAATGAAGATGATGGTTACAAGAAAAAATATAGATTTTTAGATGTTGTAAATAACGAGAAAAATTACATAATACTAATGTCATTAAATTTTTTATTATCTGATTTTTTTTTAGAACAAAAATTAATTTCTTTAAAAGTAGGGCAAAAAATAAATTTTAATTTTTTAGAATCAAAATTAATAGAAAGTGGTTATAAAAAAAATTATTTAATTGAAAAGTCAGGTGAGTATTCCAAGAGAGGAGATATATTAGATATTTTTTCTTTAAGCAAAAGTGATCCTATAAGAATTGAATGTTTTGGTGAAGAAATAGATAGATTGACTTATTTTGATATAAATACTCAAAAAAGTATTTCAAATATTAAGTTTATAGATATGTATATAGATAAAAATAAAGAAAAAAAATATAATTTTTTTCAAATTTTAAATAAAAAAAATCAAAATAGTATAAAATTTTATTTAGAAAATTTAGAAGTATTAAACTACAAATTAGAAAATTCTATTTTAAAAAATAGAATGGAAGAAAATAAATATAGGGAAATATATTCAAAAATTTTAGAAAATTTTCAACAAATAACAACTAAAAGACTAGATATAGACGATATAAATGAATATAATAATCTAGAAAAAATAAAAGATTTTAGTAAAAATAAAAAAATTATAATATTATCAAAAGAGAAAAGTAGATATAATAAAAAATTTAAAGGATATAAAAATATAGAAATAAAAAATTATCCACATTTTGAAGGCTTCTATTATAAAAATAAATTGGTATTAACAGATAGAGAGATAAAAGGAATTAAAGTAAAAAAAGAAAAAAGATTAAGAAATTCTATAAAATATAATAATATTAATCAAATTAGAGCAAATGATTTTATTATCCATGAAAATTATGGTGTGGGAAAATATTTAGGTATAGAAATAATAGATGGAAAAGATTATTTAATGATTCAGTATGCTGGGGAAGATAAATTATTTGTACCCATTGAAAATTTAAATAAAATAGAAAAATATATATCTGAATTAGGAAAAACTCCTGAAATTTATAACTTAGGAAGAAAAGGTTTTAAAAGAAGAAAAAGAAAATTAGAAGAAGAAATAAAAAAATTTGCTAAAGAAATAATAAAAATTCAAGCAAAAAGAAAAGCAGCTATAGGCTATTCTTTTTCAAAAGATACTATTTGGCAAGAAGAATTTGAAGAATTGTTTCCATATACAGAAACTAAAGATCAACTAGAGGCAATTAATATGGTAAAGAAAGATATGGAATCTTCATTGGTTATGGATAGAATAGTTTGTGGGGATGTTGGTTTTGGAAAAACAGAAGTTGCAATGAGAGCAACTTTTAAGTGTGTTGCAGATAATAAACAAGTTTTAATATTAACTCCTACTACAGTTTTAGCAGAGCAACATTACGAAAGATTTAAGGAGAGATTTTATAATTATCCAATTAATATTTCCTTAATGAGCAGAGGTAAAAATAAAAAAGAACAATCTGAAGTATTAAAAAAAATATACATAAAAGGCATTGATGTAATAATAGGGACTCATAGATTACTATCAAAGGATGTAAAGTTTAATGATTTAGGTTTAATAATTATAGATGAAGAACAAAAATTTGGAGTTAAAGCGAAGGAAAGATTAAAAGAGTTTAAAGAAAATGTTGATATACTAACATTAACAGCAACTCCAATTCCTAGAACTTTAAATTTATCACTTTTAGGAATAAGAGATATATCTGTAATAAAAACTCCACCTAAAAACAGAAAACCTATAATAAATATGTTTATAGACAAAAATAAAAAAAATATAAGGGAAATCATATTGAAAGAAATTTCCAGGGAAGGACAAATTTTTTATGTATATAATTCAGTGGAAAAAATGAGGTATAAATTTAGTGAATTAAAGGAGATACTTCCTAAATTTATAAAGATAAAATATCTTCATGGTCAAATGCTTGCAGAGGAAATAAAAAATATTATACATAATTTTGAAAATGGGGAGATAGATATATTGTTAACAACAACTATTATTGAAAATGGTATTGATATAGAAAATGCAAATACAATAATTATAGAAGGAATAGAAAAATTAGGACTATCACAAATATATCAATTAAGAGGAAGAGTTGGAAGAGGTGGAAGGCAAGCTTATTGTTATTTGATTAATGATAAAGAAAAGAAATATACTAGGAAAACGATTTTAAGAAAAGAAAGTATTGAAAAAATAAGCGGTGTAGGAGGGGGTTTTGAACTTTCTTTAGAAGATATGAACATAAGAGGAGCAGGAGAAATTTTAGGGGAAAAACAACATGGAGCTATTGAAAGTTTTGGATTTAATTTATATTTAAAATTATTAAATGAAGAAATTCTTAAATTAAAAGAAAACTATAAAGAAGAATATGATATTATCTTAAATATAACTCAAAAAGGATTTATACCTGATTATTATATAAAAGATTATGAAAAAATAAATATATATAAGCGAATTAGTGAAATAAATTCTTTGAAAGAAAGTGAAGAAGTTTTAAAGGAAATAAGAGATCGATTTGGAAGATTACCAGATTCTGTTATAAAATTATTTGAAAATATAAACATAAAACTTAAAGCTAAAGAATTAGGCATAAAAGAAATAAAAGAAAAAGAAAAAAATGTTTATATAATTAAGTTTGATAATTCTAGAATTAATTTTCAGAAAATTTTATTTATGATAAGTAAAAATAAATGTGAATTAAATAATAACGAGTCTATAAAATTTTCAAAAAATATTAAAGAATTTTTTAAAGAATATGAGGAGGTAAAACTTGAAGGAATTTGATGAATTAATAGAAATCATGGATGTTTTAAGAGGAAATAAAGGATGCCCTTGGGATCAAAAACAAACAAGAGAAAGTTTAAAGAGTGATTTTTTAGAAGAAGTTTATGAAGTTTTGGAAGCTATAGATATAGGGGGAGATGAATTAAAAAGTGAGTTAGGTGATCTTTTATTACATATTGTTTTTCAAGCTAAAATTTCGGATGAAAAAAAAGAATTTAACATAAAAAATGTAGTTGAGGGAATAAATAAAAAGCTAATTAGAAGACATCCTCATGTATTTAAAAAAGAACAAATTATTAGTGAGGAAGAAGTTATAAAGAATTGGGAAGAAATAAAAAGTGAAGAAAAAGAAATAAAAAAAAGAAAATACATTTTAGATGGTATTCCTAAAGAACTTCCACCATTATTGAGAGCTCAAAAAATTCAGGAAAAAGTTAGTGCATATGGTTTTGATTGGAAAAATAAAGAAGAAGTGTTTATTAAGGTAGAGGAAGAATTAAATGAAATAAAGCAAGCAGCAAAGAATGAAGATATGAATAATTTAGAGGAAGAAATTGGAGATTTATTATTTTCAGTTACTAATTATGCTAGGCATTATAAAATAAA
This genomic window contains:
- the mazG gene encoding nucleoside triphosphate pyrophosphohydrolase yields the protein MKEFDELIEIMDVLRGNKGCPWDQKQTRESLKSDFLEEVYEVLEAIDIGGDELKSELGDLLLHIVFQAKISDEKKEFNIKNVVEGINKKLIRRHPHVFKKEQIISEEEVIKNWEEIKSEEKEIKKRKYILDGIPKELPPLLRAQKIQEKVSAYGFDWKNKEEVFIKVEEELNEIKQAAKNEDMNNLEEEIGDLLFSVTNYARHYKINIDTAMRKANKKFQGRFNYIEDNYNIKELDLNKMEKLWKESKKIK
- the mfd gene encoding transcription-repair coupling factor, producing the protein MFEELEIKDLYRGSVPFFLSKLNGKIIYLCSSNKNIDDYYDTIVDFYKGKILKLEDIENEDDGYKKKYRFLDVVNNEKNYIILMSLNFLLSDFFLEQKLISLKVGQKINFNFLESKLIESGYKKNYLIEKSGEYSKRGDILDIFSLSKSDPIRIECFGEEIDRLTYFDINTQKSISNIKFIDMYIDKNKEKKYNFFQILNKKNQNSIKFYLENLEVLNYKLENSILKNRMEENKYREIYSKILENFQQITTKRLDIDDINEYNNLEKIKDFSKNKKIIILSKEKSRYNKKFKGYKNIEIKNYPHFEGFYYKNKLVLTDREIKGIKVKKEKRLRNSIKYNNINQIRANDFIIHENYGVGKYLGIEIIDGKDYLMIQYAGEDKLFVPIENLNKIEKYISELGKTPEIYNLGRKGFKRRKRKLEEEIKKFAKEIIKIQAKRKAAIGYSFSKDTIWQEEFEELFPYTETKDQLEAINMVKKDMESSLVMDRIVCGDVGFGKTEVAMRATFKCVADNKQVLILTPTTVLAEQHYERFKERFYNYPINISLMSRGKNKKEQSEVLKKIYIKGIDVIIGTHRLLSKDVKFNDLGLIIIDEEQKFGVKAKERLKEFKENVDILTLTATPIPRTLNLSLLGIRDISVIKTPPKNRKPIINMFIDKNKKNIREIILKEISREGQIFYVYNSVEKMRYKFSELKEILPKFIKIKYLHGQMLAEEIKNIIHNFENGEIDILLTTTIIENGIDIENANTIIIEGIEKLGLSQIYQLRGRVGRGGRQAYCYLINDKEKKYTRKTILRKESIEKISGVGGGFELSLEDMNIRGAGEILGEKQHGAIESFGFNLYLKLLNEEILKLKENYKEEYDIILNITQKGFIPDYYIKDYEKINIYKRISEINSLKESEEVLKEIRDRFGRLPDSVIKLFENINIKLKAKELGIKEIKEKEKNVYIIKFDNSRINFQKILFMISKNKCELNNNESIKFSKNIKEFFKEYEEVKLEGI
- the folE gene encoding GTP cyclohydrolase I FolE, producing the protein MKIKLAFENILSEIDKEKKYINEEVLKNTPSRMEAFYNEFFSGLKIDPYQFLENYIPTDNNDLVIEKNISFYSMCEHHLLPFFGKISIAYIPNKKIIGFGEIIKVIEAFSKRPQLQERLSENIAETIFKGLDCKGVYILIEAEHLCMTMRGVKKPGSKIITIGTRGLFEKDNLKRLEITNLLKN